One segment of Amycolatopsis alba DSM 44262 DNA contains the following:
- a CDS encoding ACP S-malonyltransferase has product MDNSTDAVLFPGMGPARASELGRFLVIDPLARRLLGVAEHALGRSLLDPLARTGEEYDEHTQIAFVLASLALAERAEREHGLVPVAVGGASFGERAAVVRAGALPLADLVRLVDAVASREREYFETAHQDLVSQFIVRTPEPALGGILDGIGHELSGRFDDEVHLVTLRESDLDEFVRRVRVAGGYALTTMRPAAHAKVLGGLRDRLAEEVFGGFGFADPVLPIVSDQDGEPVRTGDEAASLLLESTVNAVRLPGLVHRFARLGVGRVLVAGPDHLLHRLPGLTSAFTLLRAGLRDTLKPKPRPRLPEAVAA; this is encoded by the coding sequence GTGGACAATTCCACCGATGCCGTCCTCTTCCCCGGCATGGGCCCGGCCCGTGCCTCGGAACTGGGCCGGTTCCTCGTCATCGATCCCCTGGCCCGGCGCCTGCTCGGCGTGGCCGAGCACGCGCTCGGGCGCTCCCTGCTGGATCCGCTCGCCAGAACGGGTGAGGAGTACGACGAGCACACCCAGATCGCGTTCGTGCTCGCGTCGCTGGCGCTCGCCGAACGCGCGGAGCGGGAGCACGGGCTGGTGCCGGTCGCGGTCGGCGGCGCCAGTTTCGGTGAACGCGCCGCCGTGGTCCGCGCCGGTGCCCTCCCGCTGGCGGATCTCGTCCGGCTCGTCGACGCGGTCGCGAGCCGGGAACGGGAGTATTTCGAGACGGCGCACCAGGATCTCGTCAGCCAGTTCATCGTGCGGACGCCGGAACCGGCGCTCGGCGGGATCCTCGACGGGATCGGCCACGAGCTGTCGGGCCGGTTCGACGACGAGGTCCACCTGGTGACCCTGCGGGAGTCCGATTTGGACGAATTCGTCCGGCGGGTGCGGGTGGCGGGCGGGTACGCGCTCACGACCATGCGTCCCGCGGCCCACGCGAAGGTGCTCGGCGGGCTGCGCGACAGGCTGGCGGAAGAGGTCTTCGGCGGGTTCGGATTCGCGGATCCGGTCCTGCCGATCGTGTCCGATCAGGACGGAGAGCCGGTCCGGACCGGTGACGAGGCGGCGTCGCTCCTGCTGGAGTCGACGGTCAACGCGGTCCGGCTGCCAGGGCTGGTCCACCGGTTCGCCAGGCTCGGCGTCGGCCGGGTCCTCGTCGCCGGTCCGGACCACCTGCTGCACCGGCTGCCGGGGCTGACGTCGGCGTTCACCCTGCTGCGCGCGGGTCTCCGGGACACCCTGAAACCGAAACCCCGGCCCCGGCTGCCCGAGGCGGTGGCCGCATGA
- a CDS encoding flavin monoamine oxidase family protein gives MTMSPVEERVLPRQRAEAAPPTSMLCPDFPFAYDDWIRHPAGIGRVPRQAHGTEVAVIGGGLSGMVAAYELMKLGLKPVIYEAEQLGGRMRSVSLPGYPDAVAELGAMRFPPSAGALFHYIDKVGLETTPFPNPLSPASPSTVINLHGENHWARTSADLPPVYREVNDAWTKTLQEQADMSLMEDAIRRRDITTIKALWNHLVTKFDNVSFYGFLTSSPLFSSFEHREIFGQVGFGCGGWDTDFPNSALEILRVICTDTSDEHHRIIGGCQQLPLGLWADEPADLEYWPSGTSLKSLHGGEPRPAVVRIDRNGRGFTIEDANRDVRTYPAAIFAAQNWNLLSGMKSDDSLLPQPVWTALERTHYMGASKLFVITDRPFWLDQDPATGRDVMSTTLTDRIPRGVYLIDNGPDEPGTMLLSYTWNDDSLKVASLTPDERLDVMLDALAKIYPGVDIRSHMIGPPIAITWETQPHFKGAFKSCLPGSYRYQRRLFTQFMQRDADDDHRGFFLAGDDVAWIAGFSESAVTTALNAVWGVVEHLGGGTHPDNPGPGDVFDEIAPVSLD, from the coding sequence ATGACCATGTCTCCCGTCGAAGAACGCGTCCTGCCCCGCCAGCGCGCCGAGGCGGCGCCGCCGACGAGCATGCTGTGCCCCGATTTCCCGTTCGCCTACGACGACTGGATCCGCCATCCCGCCGGTATCGGCCGGGTGCCGCGCCAGGCGCACGGCACCGAGGTCGCGGTGATCGGCGGCGGCCTGTCCGGGATGGTGGCCGCCTACGAGCTGATGAAGCTCGGGCTCAAGCCGGTGATCTACGAGGCCGAGCAGCTGGGCGGCCGGATGCGCTCGGTGAGCCTGCCCGGCTACCCGGACGCCGTCGCCGAACTGGGCGCCATGCGCTTCCCGCCGTCGGCCGGGGCGCTCTTCCACTACATCGACAAGGTGGGGCTGGAGACGACGCCGTTCCCCAACCCGCTCTCCCCCGCGTCGCCGAGCACGGTGATCAACCTGCACGGCGAGAACCACTGGGCGCGCACGTCCGCCGACCTGCCGCCGGTGTACCGCGAGGTCAACGACGCCTGGACGAAGACGCTGCAGGAGCAGGCCGACATGTCGCTGATGGAGGACGCCATCCGGCGCCGCGACATCACGACCATCAAGGCGCTGTGGAACCACCTGGTCACCAAGTTCGACAACGTGTCGTTCTACGGCTTCCTGACCTCGTCCCCGCTGTTCTCCTCCTTCGAGCACCGCGAGATCTTCGGCCAGGTCGGCTTCGGCTGCGGCGGCTGGGACACCGACTTCCCCAACTCCGCGCTCGAGATCCTGCGGGTGATCTGCACCGACACCAGCGACGAGCACCACCGGATCATCGGCGGCTGCCAGCAGCTCCCGCTCGGCCTGTGGGCCGACGAGCCCGCCGATCTCGAATACTGGCCGTCGGGCACGTCGCTGAAGAGCCTGCACGGCGGCGAGCCGCGACCGGCGGTCGTGCGGATCGACCGGAACGGCCGCGGGTTCACCATCGAGGACGCGAACCGCGACGTGCGCACCTATCCGGCCGCGATCTTCGCCGCGCAGAACTGGAACCTGCTCTCGGGCATGAAGAGCGACGATTCCCTGCTGCCGCAGCCGGTCTGGACCGCGCTGGAGCGCACCCATTACATGGGCGCGTCCAAGCTGTTCGTCATCACCGACCGCCCGTTCTGGCTCGACCAGGACCCGGCGACCGGGCGGGACGTGATGAGCACGACGCTCACCGACCGCATCCCGCGCGGGGTCTACCTGATCGACAACGGGCCCGACGAACCCGGCACGATGCTGCTGTCCTACACGTGGAACGACGACTCGCTGAAGGTCGCGTCGCTGACCCCGGACGAGCGGCTCGACGTGATGCTGGACGCGCTGGCCAAGATCTACCCCGGCGTCGACATCCGGTCGCACATGATCGGCCCGCCGATCGCGATCACCTGGGAGACCCAGCCGCATTTCAAGGGCGCCTTCAAATCCTGCCTGCCCGGCAGCTACCGCTACCAGCGACGGCTGTTCACCCAGTTCATGCAGCGTGACGCCGACGACGACCACCGCGGCTTCTTCCTCGCCGGCGACGACGTCGCATGGATCGCCGGTTTCTCCGAGAGCGCGGTCACGACCGCGCTGAACGCCGTGTGGGGCGTCGTCGAGCACCTGGGCGGCGGCACCCATCCGGACAACCCCGGTCCCGGCGACGTGTTCGACGAGATCGCCCCGGTGAGCCTGGATTGA
- a CDS encoding MFS transporter, which yields MSAKARDIATIMVSCLAQLMVAIDMTVLHLAVPALTTQLGASAEELLWIADVYGFAMGGLLVTMGNLGDRFGRRRVLLIGVAAFALGSLVAAYAPSSETLIAARALLGVAGAAVLPSTTSLLRAVFTTQRARTAAVGVTAGVSAAGFAIGPIVGGVLLEHFWWGSVFLVNIPVALLILGAARVVPESRSSGRLRLDLPSVLLSIVGLVAVVYALKGAFYVGLWYPEVLGAFAVGGASLWWFGRRQRRLDQPLIDLDLFRRRGFSASVGSNLVSVFTMSAFALISSQYFQLVLGWSPLRSGLAFVPGAIAALVAGGVLAAKAVRRFGRAPTVSGGLALASIGFGLFGAVSTDSPYVLVLAAQVAFGAGAGLTLTVTGDTILGTVPRDRAGAASAISATAYELGGSLGIAVVGSVLSAVYHAELTLPAGVPPELAAQVRESFSATAAVATGLPEPVATAVRTAAEESFVGGIRTSMLGSAAVMVVLAVVALRSLRGVPKVIETDVPPHPDPVAEAPSTRG from the coding sequence ATGAGCGCCAAGGCCCGCGACATCGCGACGATCATGGTGTCCTGCCTGGCGCAGCTGATGGTCGCGATCGACATGACCGTGCTGCACCTGGCGGTTCCGGCGCTGACCACCCAGCTCGGCGCGTCGGCCGAGGAACTGCTGTGGATCGCGGACGTCTACGGCTTCGCCATGGGCGGCCTGCTGGTCACCATGGGCAATCTCGGCGACCGGTTCGGCAGGCGGCGGGTGCTCCTGATCGGGGTGGCCGCGTTCGCGCTGGGCTCGCTGGTCGCCGCCTACGCCCCGAGCTCCGAAACGCTCATCGCGGCCCGCGCGCTGCTGGGGGTCGCGGGCGCCGCTGTGCTGCCGTCGACGACGTCGTTGCTGCGTGCGGTCTTCACCACCCAGCGAGCACGAACGGCCGCGGTGGGCGTCACCGCCGGGGTGTCGGCCGCGGGGTTCGCGATCGGCCCGATCGTCGGCGGGGTCCTGCTGGAGCATTTCTGGTGGGGTTCGGTGTTCCTGGTCAACATCCCGGTGGCGCTGCTGATCCTCGGCGCCGCCCGCGTGGTCCCCGAATCGCGCTCCAGCGGCCGGTTGCGGCTCGATCTGCCCAGCGTGCTGCTGTCCATCGTCGGACTGGTCGCCGTGGTGTACGCGCTGAAGGGCGCCTTCTACGTGGGCCTGTGGTACCCGGAGGTGCTCGGCGCTTTCGCGGTCGGCGGCGCGTCCCTGTGGTGGTTCGGCCGCCGTCAGCGACGCCTCGATCAGCCGCTGATCGACCTGGATCTGTTCCGGCGCCGCGGGTTCTCCGCCTCGGTCGGCTCGAACCTGGTGTCGGTGTTCACGATGTCGGCGTTCGCTCTCATCTCCAGTCAGTATTTCCAGCTCGTGCTGGGCTGGAGCCCGCTGCGCTCCGGGCTGGCGTTCGTGCCGGGCGCGATCGCCGCGCTCGTCGCGGGCGGTGTCCTGGCGGCCAAGGCGGTGCGCCGGTTCGGCCGGGCGCCGACGGTGTCGGGCGGGCTGGCGCTGGCGTCGATCGGCTTCGGGCTGTTCGGCGCGGTGAGCACGGACTCGCCGTACGTGCTGGTGCTGGCCGCGCAGGTCGCGTTCGGCGCGGGCGCGGGGCTCACCCTGACCGTCACCGGTGACACCATCCTCGGCACGGTCCCCCGTGACCGCGCCGGAGCCGCGTCGGCGATCTCCGCCACCGCTTACGAACTCGGCGGCTCGCTCGGTATCGCGGTGGTCGGCAGCGTGCTGTCGGCGGTCTACCACGCCGAGCTGACGCTGCCCGCCGGTGTCCCGCCCGAGCTGGCCGCCCAGGTGCGGGAGTCGTTCAGCGCGACCGCGGCGGTCGCGACCGGCCTGCCGGAACCGGTGGCGACGGCGGTCCGCACGGCGGCCGAGGAGTCGTTCGTCGGCGGCATCCGGACCAGCATGCTCGGCAGCGCGGCGGTGATGGTCGTCCTCGCGGTGGTGGCGCTGCGGAGCCTGCGCGGTGTCCCGAAGGTGATCGAGACGGACGTACCCCCTCACCCCGACCCCGTCGCCGAGGCCCCGAGCACCCGCGGTTAG
- a CDS encoding class I adenylate-forming enzyme family protein has protein sequence MFAKIYSPDAVTGGAAFEQQALRVAEVLRDRGVGSGDRVLLKADNTLAYLTILVALMHVGASVVLVDHMEHADRTAETIAGSGVVLAVIDDDAPMPADAPSAYTYEIMVAAADRNPTDVQLRFDVWEKLPDSLVMWSSGSTGVPKGVAKNGARFLKNLERNADLVGHVAEDVLLPLLPFNHQYGLSMVMIAWLRDCSLVIAPYRRPDRALRLAGRAGATVVDATPSTYRSLFNIIGKRPALKEEFARVRMLCSGAAPLEPGVVGQSEELFGMPLLDSYGSTEMGNVAFANIGNPRGCGQIVEGLTLEVRADDGTVLPHDEVGELFVLDPDLMEGYLDGTGQVLPVDRGWYATGDLGRLDADGNLFVVGRKRAVHRNGHTLHPEVIEHRLAGEGCSAKIVALPDQRRGSSLVFVVEDDAQRDSRYWRDRICGVLPPAEQPNRVLVTDQFPLNRNGKPDRKRLEQFAAAEQL, from the coding sequence ATGTTCGCGAAGATCTATTCCCCCGACGCGGTCACCGGCGGCGCTGCCTTCGAACAGCAGGCCCTCCGCGTCGCCGAAGTGCTCCGGGACCGCGGTGTCGGTTCCGGAGACCGTGTCCTGCTCAAGGCCGACAACACGCTGGCCTATCTGACGATCCTCGTCGCGCTGATGCATGTCGGCGCGTCCGTGGTGCTCGTCGACCACATGGAGCACGCCGACCGCACCGCCGAGACGATCGCCGGTTCCGGGGTCGTGCTGGCCGTGATCGACGACGACGCGCCGATGCCGGCGGACGCGCCATCGGCCTACACGTACGAGATCATGGTCGCCGCCGCCGACCGGAACCCGACCGACGTCCAGTTGCGTTTCGACGTCTGGGAAAAGCTGCCCGACAGTCTCGTGATGTGGTCGTCCGGCTCGACCGGCGTCCCCAAGGGTGTCGCGAAGAACGGCGCGCGGTTCCTGAAGAACCTGGAGCGCAACGCCGACCTCGTCGGCCATGTCGCCGAAGACGTCCTCCTGCCGCTGCTGCCGTTCAACCACCAGTACGGCCTGTCCATGGTGATGATCGCCTGGCTGCGGGACTGCTCGCTGGTGATCGCGCCCTACCGCCGTCCCGACCGGGCGCTGCGGCTGGCCGGACGTGCCGGGGCGACGGTCGTCGACGCGACGCCGTCCACCTACCGCAGCCTGTTCAACATCATCGGCAAACGTCCCGCGCTCAAAGAGGAATTCGCCCGCGTGCGCATGCTGTGCAGCGGCGCCGCCCCGCTGGAACCCGGCGTCGTCGGCCAGTCGGAGGAGCTGTTCGGGATGCCGCTGCTCGACAGCTACGGCAGCACCGAAATGGGCAATGTCGCCTTCGCCAACATCGGGAATCCGCGCGGCTGCGGTCAGATCGTCGAAGGACTGACCTTGGAGGTGCGGGCCGATGACGGCACCGTGCTGCCCCACGACGAGGTCGGCGAGCTGTTCGTGCTCGACCCGGACCTCATGGAGGGCTACCTCGACGGCACCGGTCAGGTGCTCCCGGTCGACCGCGGCTGGTACGCCACCGGCGACCTCGGCAGGCTCGATGCGGACGGGAACCTGTTCGTCGTCGGGCGCAAGCGGGCGGTGCACCGCAACGGGCACACGCTGCACCCCGAGGTGATCGAGCACCGCTTGGCCGGTGAGGGCTGCTCCGCGAAGATCGTCGCGCTGCCCGACCAGCGTCGCGGGTCGAGCCTGGTGTTCGTCGTCGAGGACGACGCTCAGCGGGACTCGCGGTACTGGCGTGACCGGATCTGCGGCGTCCTGCCGCCCGCGGAACAGCCGAACCGCGTCCTCGTCACCGATCAGTTCCCGTTGAACCGCAACGGGAAGCCGGACCGGAAGCGGCTGGAGCAGTTCGCCGCCGCCGAACAACTCTGA